GTCCGGGATGTCCACGAAGACGAGTTCGTCCGCGATCCCGCGCAGTGCGATGTTGTACCCCGCTGCGGCGCCGACCGTCCCGGCCGCGCCGACCACGCTAACTTTCGACATACCACGTGAGGATCGGCCCGCCGGCGCGTTAAATCCGTCGAAACCTGCGTTCCCGCACGTTTTGACGACACTCGGGTCGACGATCGTCGAAACGCTCGAACGCGTTCGACCCGCCCGCGGGGCGACCGAACCCGTCATGGCGCTCGCGCACGCTCGATCGAGTATGCGCGTCAGCGTCATCGGCGGCGGATCGATCCCGGACGAGGCGGCGGAGCGAGCCGCGGCCGTCGGCCGCGAACTGGGCCGGCGCGGCCACGTCGTCGTCTGCGGCGGCCGCGGCGGGACGATGGAGGCGGTCTGTCGGGGCGCGACGGCGGAGGGCGGCGAGACGATCGGCATCCTCCCGACTGCTCGCCCGTCGGACGCAAACGAGTACGTCGACGTTCCGATCGCGACCGGCCTCGGCCACGCCCGGAACGCGCTCGTGCCGCTGAACGGCGACGCCGTGATCGCCCTCTCGGGCGGTCCCGGCACCCTCACCGAGATCGGGTTCGCGCTGATCTACGACCTGCCCGTCGTCGGCCTCGAAACCCACGAGATCGCGGGCGTCGAGGCCGTCGAGACCCCCGAAGCGGCCGTCGATGCGGTCGAGGCGGCCGTCGAACGGTAGACCCGCGTTCGATCGTCACCGCTTTCTCCGTGCCGTCCCCGTCGCCCCGCATGGGCGACGAACCGACCCCGTCCGACGCGTACGCGATCCGGGAGGAACTCCCCGACGCCGAGACGTTCGCCGCGTTGCGCGAGGCGGCCGGCATGACGCCTCGCTCCCCCGAGGGGATCGAACGCGGCCTCCCCAACTCGCTGTTCGGCGTCGTCGCGGTCCACGAACCGACCGACGAGGTGGTCGGGATGGGCCGGATCGTCGGCGACGGCGGCACCGTCTACCACGTCTGTGACATGGCCGTCCACCCGGACCACCAGGGCCGCGGCCTCGGGACGCGGATCATGATCGCCATCGACGACTACCTCGCGGCGACGGCCCCGGAAGGCGCCTACGTGAACCTCGTGGCCGACGTCGACGGCTTCTACGAGCGCTTCGGCTTCGAGGAGACCCGGCCGGCCTCGAAGGGGATGTACCGCCGGATCGAGTGAACCGCGTCGGGTCGCAGGTTTTTCGACGTCCGGGAACCTGTAAACGCATATGAGCGACTTCGACAAGGAAGCCGAGCGCGAGAAACTCCGGGAGAAGTACGAGCGCGACGAGGCCGACCGGGAGGCCACCCGGCGGATGAGCGACCTCCTGCTCAAGGGCGCGACGATGACCAA
The Salinilacihabitans rarus DNA segment above includes these coding regions:
- a CDS encoding TIGR00725 family protein, which codes for MRVSVIGGGSIPDEAAERAAAVGRELGRRGHVVVCGGRGGTMEAVCRGATAEGGETIGILPTARPSDANEYVDVPIATGLGHARNALVPLNGDAVIALSGGPGTLTEIGFALIYDLPVVGLETHEIAGVEAVETPEAAVDAVEAAVER
- a CDS encoding GNAT family N-acetyltransferase — protein: MGDEPTPSDAYAIREELPDAETFAALREAAGMTPRSPEGIERGLPNSLFGVVAVHEPTDEVVGMGRIVGDGGTVYHVCDMAVHPDHQGRGLGTRIMIAIDDYLAATAPEGAYVNLVADVDGFYERFGFEETRPASKGMYRRIE